One genomic window of Sodaliphilus pleomorphus includes the following:
- the secY gene encoding preprotein translocase subunit SecY, producing MKLIQTLKNIWKIEDLRKRIIITFLFILVYRFGCFVVLPGIRPSDLAALHKFTDSGLMQLLDMFSGGAFSQASIFALGIMPYITASIVIQLMGMVYPRFQKMQREGESGRMKLNQYTRYLTVLILLVQAPAYLINLKYQVVSAGGQVNFTPFTMVFLSIVMTAGAMFIMWLGEKITDKGIGNGISMIILVGIIARFPGALVQEFTARLTTAQGGLVMFLVEIIILFAVTAGAVMLTQGTRKVPVQYAKRIVGNKQYGGARQYIPLKVNAANVMPIIFAQALMFIPITLAGFGAHQNDTGFIGSFSRTFGDMNGFWYNVVYFLMIVAFTYFYTAITVRPTQMAEEMKKNSGFIPGIKPGKKTADYLDSIMSRITLPGSIFLGIVAILPAFARVFGVNQNFAQFFGGTSLLITVGVVLDTLQQIETHLMMHHYDGLMKSGKVKGRTQG from the coding sequence ATGAAACTCATTCAAACATTAAAGAATATCTGGAAGATTGAGGATCTCAGGAAGCGCATTATCATCACATTCCTTTTCATACTTGTGTATCGATTTGGATGCTTTGTGGTCTTGCCTGGAATCCGCCCGTCCGACCTTGCCGCGCTGCACAAGTTCACCGACAGCGGACTGATGCAGCTGCTCGACATGTTCTCGGGCGGCGCCTTCTCCCAGGCTTCCATTTTCGCACTGGGCATCATGCCCTATATCACTGCATCGATTGTGATCCAACTTATGGGCATGGTCTATCCGCGCTTTCAGAAGATGCAGCGTGAGGGCGAGAGTGGTCGCATGAAGTTGAACCAGTACACACGTTACCTCACCGTGCTCATCCTGCTCGTTCAGGCTCCCGCCTACCTCATCAACCTGAAGTATCAGGTGGTGAGCGCCGGCGGTCAAGTCAACTTCACTCCGTTCACCATGGTATTCCTGTCGATTGTCATGACCGCGGGTGCTATGTTCATCATGTGGCTGGGTGAGAAAATTACCGACAAGGGCATAGGCAACGGTATCTCGATGATCATCCTCGTGGGTATCATCGCCCGCTTCCCTGGAGCCCTCGTGCAAGAGTTCACAGCTCGTCTCACCACGGCCCAGGGCGGCTTGGTAATGTTCTTGGTCGAGATCATCATTCTGTTTGCCGTCACTGCAGGCGCCGTGATGCTCACCCAGGGCACTCGCAAGGTGCCGGTGCAGTATGCCAAGCGCATCGTTGGCAACAAGCAGTATGGTGGCGCACGTCAGTACATCCCGCTCAAGGTGAATGCTGCCAATGTGATGCCCATCATCTTCGCTCAGGCCTTGATGTTCATTCCTATCACACTGGCCGGCTTTGGTGCTCACCAGAACGATACCGGCTTCATTGGCTCGTTCTCCCGCACCTTCGGCGACATGAACGGTTTCTGGTACAATGTCGTGTACTTCTTGATGATCGTTGCCTTCACCTATTTCTACACTGCCATCACCGTGCGTCCCACGCAGATGGCCGAGGAAATGAAGAAGAACAGCGGCTTCATCCCAGGCATCAAGCCAGGCAAGAAGACGGCCGACTACCTCGACTCTATCATGTCGCGCATCACGCTGCCAGGCTCAATTTTCCTGGGCATCGTTGCCATTCTGCCTGCCTTTGCTCGCGTGTTTGGCGTCAACCAGAACTTTGCGCAATTCTTTGGCGGCACCTCACTGCTCATCACAGTGGGCGTGGTGCTCGACACATTACAGCAGATTGAGACTCACTTGATGATGCACCATTACGACGGCTTGATGAAGTCGGGCAAAGTCAAGGGACGCACTCAAGGTTAA
- the map gene encoding type I methionyl aminopeptidase has protein sequence MIYLKTEEEIELLREADLVVARTLGELAKWVAPGITTRRLDQIAEEYIRSQHCTPGFLGLYGYPATLCISVNEVVIHGMPSSYALEDGDIVSIDCGAVTEAGFNGDSTYTFCVGDVDDDVKQLLRDTKQSLYEGIKQAVPGNRIGDIGHAVQQYCESRGYGVVREATGHGVGRKLHEDPDVPNYGRPGTGPLIKNGMCIAIEPMITMGSRHIVVERDGWTTRTRDRKPAAHFEHSIAVHHGKPDILSSFDYIKEVLGDRFI, from the coding sequence ATGATCTATCTTAAGACTGAAGAAGAAATTGAGCTTCTGCGTGAAGCCGACCTCGTGGTGGCCCGCACACTTGGCGAACTCGCCAAGTGGGTGGCCCCCGGGATCACCACGCGTCGTCTCGACCAGATTGCAGAGGAGTACATACGCTCGCAACACTGCACTCCTGGCTTCCTCGGTCTTTACGGTTATCCTGCCACACTCTGCATCTCGGTCAACGAGGTGGTGATACATGGCATGCCTTCAAGCTATGCTCTCGAAGACGGCGACATCGTGTCGATCGACTGCGGCGCCGTCACCGAGGCCGGCTTCAACGGAGACTCAACCTACACCTTCTGTGTGGGCGATGTCGACGACGATGTCAAGCAGTTGTTGCGCGACACCAAGCAGTCGCTCTACGAGGGAATCAAGCAGGCAGTGCCAGGCAATCGCATTGGCGACATAGGCCATGCAGTGCAGCAGTACTGCGAGAGTCGCGGCTACGGCGTCGTGCGCGAAGCCACCGGGCATGGCGTGGGACGCAAGTTGCACGAGGATCCCGATGTGCCCAACTACGGGCGTCCAGGCACTGGACCGCTCATCAAAAACGGCATGTGCATTGCCATCGAGCCCATGATCACCATGGGCAGCAGGCACATCGTCGTTGAGCGCGATGGCTGGACAACCCGCACTCGCGACCGCAAGCCTGCAGCCCATTTCGAGCACTCGATCGCCGTGCACCACGGCAAGCCCGACATCCTTTCCTCGTTTGACTACATAAAGGAAGTGCTGGGTGACCGATTCATTTAA
- the infA gene encoding translation initiation factor IF-1 produces the protein MSKQTAIEQDGTIVEALSNAMFRVELENGHQITAHISGKMRMHYIKILPGDKVKVEMSPYDLSKGRISFRYK, from the coding sequence ATGTCAAAACAAACCGCTATCGAACAAGACGGAACTATCGTAGAGGCATTGTCCAATGCCATGTTTCGTGTAGAACTTGAGAACGGGCATCAAATCACCGCCCACATCTCGGGCAAGATGCGCATGCACTACATCAAGATCCTGCCCGGCGACAAGGTGAAAGTCGAAATGTCGCCCTACGATCTTTCCAAAGGAAGAATTTCTTTCAGATACAAATAA
- the ykgO gene encoding type B 50S ribosomal protein L36, which yields MKVRASIKKRTPDCKIVRRKGRLYVINKKNPKMKMRQG from the coding sequence ATGAAAGTAAGAGCCTCTATAAAAAAGCGCACCCCCGACTGCAAAATCGTTCGCCGCAAGGGTCGTCTTTACGTGATAAACAAGAAAAATCCTAAGATGAAGATGCGTCAAGGGTAA
- the rpsM gene encoding 30S ribosomal protein S13: protein MAVRIVGVDLPQNKRGVIALTYIFGIGRSAAATILAKAGVSEDTKVKDWTDAEAAKVREVIGSDYKVEGDLRSEVQMNIKRLMDIGCYRGIRHRNGLPVRGQSTKNNARTRKGRKKTVANKKKATK from the coding sequence ATGGCAGTACGTATAGTGGGAGTTGATCTCCCTCAAAACAAAAGAGGCGTCATCGCGCTCACCTATATCTTTGGAATTGGTCGCAGCGCTGCCGCCACAATCCTGGCCAAGGCTGGTGTGAGCGAAGACACCAAGGTCAAGGACTGGACCGATGCAGAAGCCGCCAAGGTGCGTGAAGTCATCGGTTCCGACTACAAGGTCGAAGGTGACCTGCGTAGCGAAGTTCAAATGAACATCAAGCGTCTCATGGACATTGGTTGCTATCGCGGCATTCGTCACCGCAACGGCCTCCCCGTGCGCGGCCAGAGCACCAAGAACAACGCCCGCACTCGCAAGGGACGCAAGAAAACAGTTGCAAACAAGAAGAAAGCTACTAAATAA
- the rpsK gene encoding 30S ribosomal protein S11, whose product MAKKTVAAKKRVVKVDGVGQLHVHSSFNNIIVCLANSEGQVISWSSAGKMGFRGSKKNTPYAAQMAAQDCAKVAYDLGLRKVKAYVKGPGNGRESAIRTVHGAGIAVTEIIDVTPLPHNGCRPPKRRRV is encoded by the coding sequence ATGGCAAAAAAGACAGTCGCAGCTAAGAAGAGAGTTGTTAAGGTTGACGGAGTTGGTCAACTTCACGTTCATTCTTCTTTCAACAACATCATTGTGTGCCTCGCCAACAGCGAGGGACAGGTAATTTCATGGTCTTCGGCCGGCAAGATGGGCTTCCGCGGTTCTAAGAAGAACACGCCCTATGCAGCCCAGATGGCAGCTCAAGACTGTGCCAAGGTCGCCTACGACCTGGGCCTGCGCAAGGTGAAAGCCTATGTGAAGGGTCCTGGCAACGGCCGTGAGTCGGCAATCCGCACCGTGCATGGTGCCGGTATCGCCGTAACCGAGATCATCGACGTGACTCCGCTTCCACACAACGGATGCCGTCCTCCCAAGCGTAGAAGAGTTTAA
- the rpsD gene encoding 30S ribosomal protein S4: MARYTGPKSKIARKMGEPIFGEDKVLSRKNYAPGQHGANKRRKLSEYGTQLREKQKAKYTYGVLERQFRNLFKKASSSRGVTGEVLLQLLESRLDNVVYRLGIAPTRAAARQLVLHRHVTVDGQVVNIPSYQVVPGQVVAVREKSKSLEVIQDSLAGFNHAKYPWIEYDENVKGGKMINLPQREDIPENINQQLIVELYSKQ; the protein is encoded by the coding sequence ATGGCAAGATATACCGGTCCTAAATCCAAAATCGCCCGCAAGATGGGCGAACCAATCTTCGGTGAAGACAAAGTTCTCTCAAGGAAGAACTATGCACCGGGCCAGCACGGCGCCAACAAGAGAAGAAAACTCTCGGAGTACGGCACTCAGCTTCGCGAAAAACAAAAGGCTAAATACACCTACGGCGTGCTGGAGCGTCAGTTCCGCAACCTCTTCAAGAAGGCAAGCTCGTCGCGTGGCGTAACTGGTGAAGTGCTCCTTCAATTACTCGAGTCACGTCTCGACAACGTGGTTTATCGTCTGGGCATCGCTCCTACTCGTGCTGCCGCACGCCAGCTGGTGCTCCATCGCCACGTCACGGTCGACGGCCAAGTGGTCAACATACCCTCCTATCAGGTTGTGCCTGGCCAGGTTGTCGCTGTGCGCGAGAAGTCGAAGTCGCTTGAGGTCATTCAAGACTCTCTGGCTGGCTTCAACCACGCCAAGTATCCTTGGATAGAATATGACGAGAATGTAAAGGGTGGCAAGATGATCAACCTGCCACAGCGTGAGGATATTCCTGAGAATATCAACCAACAGTTAATCGTAGAATTGTATTCTAAACAGTAA
- a CDS encoding DNA-directed RNA polymerase subunit alpha: protein MAILAFQKPDKVLMLEADNTFGKFEFRPLEPGYGVTIGNALRRILLSSLEGYAICNIRIDGVKHEFATIPGVKEDVTNVILNLKKVRLKRVVDETESEKATIKVSGQDVFKAGDIGKVLSGFEVLNPELVICHLDPSTSFQMDITINKGRGYVPADENRNPNDALDVIAIDSIYTPIINVKYTVENYRVEQKTDYEKLILEITTDGSILPKDALKEAAKILIQHFMLFSDEKIALDSTENEGNEEFDEEVLHMRQLLKTKLVDMDLSVRALNCLKSAEVETLGDLVVFNKTDLLKFRNFGKKSLSELEELLANLGLSFGMDISKYKLDKE from the coding sequence ATGGCTATTTTAGCATTTCAGAAACCAGACAAAGTTTTGATGTTGGAAGCCGACAACACCTTCGGCAAATTCGAGTTCCGCCCTCTGGAACCGGGTTATGGTGTGACCATCGGCAATGCTCTGCGCCGCATCTTGCTCTCGTCGCTTGAGGGCTATGCAATATGCAACATTCGCATCGATGGCGTTAAACACGAGTTCGCTACGATTCCAGGCGTGAAGGAGGACGTGACCAACGTCATCCTCAACCTCAAGAAGGTGCGCCTGAAACGCGTGGTCGACGAGACCGAATCTGAAAAGGCTACTATCAAGGTTTCGGGCCAGGATGTGTTTAAAGCTGGTGACATTGGCAAGGTTCTCAGTGGCTTTGAGGTGCTCAATCCCGAGCTCGTCATCTGCCATCTCGACCCGAGCACAAGCTTCCAGATGGATATCACTATCAACAAGGGTAGAGGCTACGTTCCCGCCGACGAGAACCGTAACCCCAACGATGCACTCGATGTCATTGCCATCGACTCTATCTACACCCCCATCATCAATGTGAAGTATACGGTTGAGAACTACCGTGTCGAGCAGAAGACCGACTACGAGAAACTTATACTTGAAATTACAACCGATGGCTCAATCCTGCCCAAGGACGCCCTCAAGGAAGCTGCCAAGATCCTTATCCAGCACTTCATGCTTTTCTCCGACGAGAAGATCGCTCTCGACTCTACCGAGAACGAGGGCAACGAGGAGTTCGATGAAGAGGTATTGCACATGCGTCAACTCCTGAAGACCAAGCTTGTCGACATGGATCTCTCGGTGCGTGCGCTCAACTGCCTCAAGTCGGCCGAGGTTGAGACTTTGGGCGATCTTGTGGTCTTCAACAAGACCGATCTGCTCAAGTTCCGTAATTTCGGTAAAAAATCTTTGTCCGAACTTGAAGAGCTCCTGGCCAACCTGGGCCTCTCATTCGGCATGGATATTTCTAAGTATAAATTAGATAAAGAGTAA
- the rplQ gene encoding 50S ribosomal protein L17: MRHNKKFNHLSRKKGHRDSMLANMTVSLILHKKITTTVAKAKALRIYAEPIINRAKKDDTASRRQVFRYLQSKQAVSELFNNIAQKIADRPGGYTRILKLGNRLGDNAKTCFIELVDYNEALLDANKQAPAKKTTRRSRRKATAKAEEAPKAEEAAATKAEEAPKAEEAPKAE, translated from the coding sequence ATGAGACACAATAAAAAATTCAATCATTTAAGCCGTAAGAAAGGTCATCGCGACTCCATGCTTGCCAACATGACCGTTTCTTTGATCCTTCACAAGAAGATTACCACCACTGTGGCCAAGGCTAAGGCTCTGCGCATCTATGCCGAGCCCATCATCAACCGCGCCAAGAAGGACGACACCGCTTCGCGCCGCCAGGTGTTCCGCTACTTGCAGAGCAAGCAGGCCGTGAGCGAGCTGTTCAACAACATCGCCCAGAAGATTGCCGACCGTCCAGGTGGTTACACTCGCATCCTCAAGCTGGGCAACCGCCTTGGCGACAATGCCAAGACTTGCTTTATCGAGCTTGTCGACTACAACGAGGCTCTTCTTGATGCCAACAAGCAGGCTCCTGCCAAGAAGACCACGCGCCGCAGCCGTCGCAAGGCTACTGCCAAGGCCGAAGAAGCTCCCAAAGCCGAAGAGGCTGCTGCTACCAAGGCTGAAGAGGCCCCCAAGGCTGAAGAGGCCCCCAAGGCAGAGTAA
- a CDS encoding ROK family protein has product MAVIALDLGGTKIASAIVDDAGGVKFTHKNMLQGRTGHEVGRLIVDSLARQFDKAQYHRIPITAIGICVPGSVNCATGHVWAPNIPGWGRYPLAQEVLTLLPEHKVPVYVDNDRSCSVYGELWKGAAQGCRNVIFMAVGTGIGAGIVIDGHTLHGANDIIGATGWMALQSPYIEQYGPQGCFEYYASGTGICNRAKEKVRADKSYRGSLRQLPISRISTKHVFEAYDKGDCIAASVLAKAVEMWGMATANFVSLFNPEKIIWGGGVFGPARVFIPAIYEEALKWAQPLSIKMVELVPTQLPDSAGLLGAGFLALNNGKVQLD; this is encoded by the coding sequence ATGGCAGTAATAGCACTTGATCTGGGAGGTACCAAAATAGCGAGCGCCATTGTCGACGATGCAGGTGGTGTGAAATTCACCCACAAAAACATGCTTCAAGGCCGCACTGGCCATGAAGTGGGCAGGCTCATTGTCGACAGTCTTGCCCGGCAGTTTGACAAGGCGCAGTATCATCGCATTCCCATCACAGCGATTGGGATATGTGTGCCAGGCAGTGTGAATTGTGCCACAGGTCATGTGTGGGCGCCCAACATCCCAGGATGGGGGCGTTATCCGCTTGCCCAGGAAGTGCTGACCTTGCTGCCAGAGCACAAGGTGCCTGTATATGTCGACAACGACCGCAGCTGCTCGGTATATGGCGAGCTCTGGAAGGGTGCTGCGCAAGGTTGTCGCAATGTTATTTTCATGGCTGTGGGCACAGGTATAGGTGCAGGCATCGTGATCGACGGCCACACCTTGCATGGTGCAAACGATATCATAGGTGCCACTGGATGGATGGCGCTTCAAAGTCCCTACATTGAGCAGTACGGCCCCCAAGGGTGTTTTGAGTACTATGCTTCGGGCACAGGCATCTGCAACCGTGCCAAGGAGAAGGTGCGTGCCGACAAGTCCTATCGTGGCTCGTTGCGCCAGTTGCCCATTTCACGCATTTCGACTAAGCATGTCTTTGAGGCCTATGACAAGGGCGACTGCATTGCCGCTTCGGTCCTTGCCAAGGCTGTAGAGATGTGGGGCATGGCTACTGCCAATTTTGTGAGTCTCTTCAATCCCGAAAAAATCATATGGGGCGGGGGAGTGTTTGGCCCGGCCAGAGTGTTTATCCCCGCCATCTACGAGGAAGCCCTCAAGTGGGCTCAACCGCTGTCGATCAAGATGGTTGAGCTTGTGCCCACGCAGCTGCCCGACAGTGCCGGCCTGCTTGGTGCCGGTTTCCTTGCACTAAACAATGGCAAGGTTCAACTCGATTAG
- a CDS encoding MFS transporter, protein MKPKQITQAYIAACIGMAFFGITMVALGAVLPALSRHLSLTAAHQATLASALTGGIFAGSIVFGPVCDHYGHKGIFLAACVMVLLGLLGIAQARGFAILVPSYFLVGAGGGILNGQTNTLVSDLYDTRRRGPRLSLLGAFYGVGGMAITLLVSLFKYTVAYDVVLKLLVAFMVLCAIYCATVRFPAPKAAQSFPLGKAVRMLGDPVLLVMSLVLMLESTIETITNNLSTIYFQNHGLDDVVLLLTVMMASLTVARFALSWLAGKIAQQSLLYLFLSVLLAGFVMVLLGRNFAMATVAMILIGVGTAATYPVVLGQIGTAYAQLSGTAFGIAITTALAGSTVLNAMVGSLLLHIYPYVMMAAVAAMMLLYTAGNVLLKNNKYNSLS, encoded by the coding sequence ATGAAGCCTAAACAGATTACTCAAGCCTATATAGCAGCCTGTATCGGCATGGCCTTTTTTGGTATCACCATGGTTGCTCTTGGTGCGGTGTTGCCTGCCTTGTCGCGACACCTCTCGCTCACTGCAGCCCACCAGGCCACTCTTGCCAGTGCTCTCACGGGTGGCATCTTTGCAGGCTCGATTGTCTTTGGTCCTGTGTGCGACCACTACGGGCACAAGGGTATCTTTCTGGCAGCCTGTGTCATGGTCTTGCTCGGGCTTTTGGGCATAGCCCAGGCCCGCGGCTTTGCAATTCTTGTGCCGTCCTACTTTCTTGTGGGCGCTGGAGGCGGCATTCTCAACGGGCAGACCAACACGCTTGTCAGCGACCTCTACGACACACGCCGCCGCGGCCCGAGGTTGAGCCTGCTGGGCGCCTTCTATGGCGTGGGAGGCATGGCCATCACGCTGCTTGTATCTCTTTTCAAGTACACGGTTGCCTACGATGTGGTGCTCAAGCTACTGGTGGCTTTCATGGTCCTGTGCGCGATCTATTGTGCCACAGTGAGATTCCCTGCCCCCAAGGCTGCTCAAAGTTTTCCCTTGGGCAAGGCAGTGCGCATGCTCGGCGACCCTGTTTTGCTCGTGATGAGCTTGGTGCTCATGCTCGAAAGCACCATCGAAACCATCACCAACAATCTATCTACCATCTATTTTCAGAACCACGGTCTCGACGATGTGGTTCTGTTGCTCACCGTCATGATGGCCTCGCTCACTGTTGCGCGCTTTGCCTTGTCGTGGCTCGCGGGCAAGATTGCCCAGCAGTCGCTGCTCTATCTGTTTCTCTCTGTGCTTTTGGCTGGTTTCGTCATGGTTTTGCTTGGCCGCAATTTTGCGATGGCCACTGTTGCCATGATACTCATCGGCGTGGGCACTGCGGCCACCTATCCCGTGGTGCTGGGCCAGATAGGCACCGCCTACGCGCAACTCTCGGGCACCGCATTTGGCATCGCCATCACGACAGCCCTGGCCGGAAGCACAGTGCTCAACGCCATGGTAGGCAGCTTGCTCCTGCACATCTATCCCTATGTAATGATGGCAGCTGTGGCTGCAATGATGCTGCTCTATACAGCGGGCAACGTGTTGCTGAAAAATAATAAGTACAATTCTCTTTCATAA
- a CDS encoding sugar isomerase domain-containing protein — protein sequence MYAKDWLNNAHALMHTIEESQMENVKKAATIMADSIQAGRWVHTWGCGHATIPCEEMYPRIGGIVGFHPLCELPLTFFTQIIGQMGIHQFLYLERQEGYAQQIMKNYDFSDKDCLWIFSHTGINAVNIDMANEAHKRGMKVIVYGSAGFTGDKPGRHSSGKNLFQCADVVVDSCVPLQDASVTTQHQFDKIGPLSTLGFVSLVWMTVCTVVEILEARGVKLYINPSHNVPGDTTAQQRLDAAIDEYKKRLKVL from the coding sequence ATGTATGCAAAAGATTGGTTAAACAATGCTCATGCTCTCATGCACACGATTGAGGAGAGCCAAATGGAAAATGTGAAAAAGGCAGCCACTATCATGGCCGACAGCATTCAAGCTGGTCGCTGGGTGCACACTTGGGGCTGTGGTCATGCCACGATACCGTGCGAGGAAATGTATCCGCGCATTGGCGGCATCGTGGGCTTTCACCCCTTGTGTGAGTTGCCGCTCACCTTTTTCACCCAGATCATTGGCCAAATGGGTATTCATCAGTTCTTGTATCTCGAGCGTCAGGAGGGCTATGCTCAACAGATTATGAAGAACTACGACTTCAGCGACAAGGATTGTCTCTGGATTTTCTCCCACACAGGAATCAACGCAGTTAACATCGACATGGCCAACGAGGCCCACAAGCGCGGCATGAAAGTCATCGTCTACGGCTCGGCAGGTTTCACCGGCGACAAGCCAGGCCGCCACTCCAGTGGCAAGAACCTGTTTCAGTGCGCCGACGTCGTAGTCGACTCTTGCGTGCCCTTGCAGGACGCATCGGTCACCACCCAGCACCAGTTCGACAAGATAGGTCCCCTGTCAACACTCGGCTTTGTGTCGCTGGTGTGGATGACCGTGTGCACTGTTGTCGAGATCCTCGAGGCTCGCGGCGTGAAGCTCTACATCAACCCGTCGCACAACGTGCCCGGCGACACCACGGCACAGCAGCGCCTCGACGCCGCTATCGACGAGTACAAGAAGCGTCTCAAGGTACTCTAA